The Bacteroidia bacterium genomic interval CAAGTTCCAGTGGAGGATATACCGTTTTCCGCTCCAATAATATCATGCTTATATCGATCAATCCTGAGGGCAAATTGGTGTGGACAAAGTTTATCAATAAATACCAGCGCATGCCGGAGGGGATGGAAATCTATAATTCCCACCTGTTATTTCTGCAAGGAAGCCAGTTATGCTTTCTCTTCAATGACAGCGAAAAAAATAGTTCCCTGAAGAATATTCAATATCCGGATACCTTCAAAAATCCCAAGAAATCTCGATTGGTTCTTGTTAAAATAAATGAGGATGGTACCTTCAAAAAACAATTATTAAATAAATTTGAAGACTCTCAAGTGGCTTTAATGCCTGCTTCTCTCATCCAAAATCATGCGGGAGGAGTGCTATTTCTGGGCCAGTTTTCAAAGAAAAGAAGGCTGGGAAGAATAGAGCTCAAGTAATCAAGGCAAAGGGGAAATTGGGTAAACTGAAAGCCCCCTGAGTTTGCTCTTTCCCAAAAAAAGCGTTTCCAGAAAATTGTTTAAAGAGAAAGAAGGCTTAATTTTGTACTTTCACAATCATAAGAAACACTAATAAAATGAACAAAATCAAGTACTTAGCCTTCCTTCTCTTTTTCGCTTTCCAAAATTTGCAGGGACAAGATGCAGGAAATTATCAGCTGATCATCGATGGAGATACCCTGAATATAAACCTGGACGAAGCGATTGAATATAAAGGAGCCAAAGGGAAAAAAATGAACATCCTGCTACGGGAGTCAGACATCAAAACCTATATAGATGATATGGTCTCCTTTCAATACGAAAAGGGAAATGGAGTTTCCAATACAGTTATAGAGGAGGGCATCGAACAATGTATGATCATGAAATCCACGGGAAGTGGCTTTATGGTTCAGAAATACCAGACCTTTGATCCCAGTGCTTTAACTCGTTTTATGTTAAGCGAGATCACCAAGGAGAGTGTTAGCTATGGGTATGAGAAGACAGAAGAAGATTTTAAACACACCCTGAAGAGTGGAGAAACCCTTACTGGAGTGACAGCAACCCTCACCTACAAAGGGGAGAAAGAAATCTATACCGTAGCCTCTTATGGAGAAAAAGACAGGGGCATAATGGTTGTTACTATGTTATTGGTAGATGATTTCGCAGAAAGTGATAAACCTATGCTTGATCTCTTTCTAAAAACGCTTCGGATTTTGTAGGAAAATAGAACTCAAATTTAGTGGTTTTGTCATAAAAATGGCAAAATGATTGGATTGCAATTTGGAATTTGCGATATTTATTAAGGCTCAGGCTATTCTATTTGCCTATTTCTTGCTTTAATACCCAAATTTATGCCCTATCATCCAGACCATGAGCTCTGTTTGGTCATTTTTGACCAACAAGAAGAAGTGCCCAGATACAAAAAAGGAGGATTCTGGGATGAATTATTCAAAAAAGGTGAAAGGCTAATTTCCTGGGAAAACTATAAAGAAGTTGTCCATAGAAATGAGATTCGCCTTTATGAAGCAAGAACGGCAGTTGGTCAGGCAAAAGCGGAAAGGTATATGCCTGTCTATAGTATTTTTCAAAAAGGAGAATACACCATTCTGGCAATAAGAGGAGGAAAAAGTTCCTGGAGGAGATTTGCCGCTGAGAAAGTTGCCCAGGGACCCTATACCGATAAGATCCGGGCTGCTGTATCCAATGTGGTTGGGAAGAAAAATAACCCCAAAGAAATCACTTCCTGGCGGGCGGTTTTAAAACTTGCCAGTGAAGCCAAAACAGGAAATCAACAGAGAAATCAACAGAGAAATCAACAGAGAAATCGACAAGGAAACCGTCAGGGGAATCGAAATTCCTATAATACCAGAAGAAATCAGGAGAGAAATGCCTCAGCTGAGCAAGGAGAACAAAAGCCTGAAGAGCAAGAAAAAAAAGGATGATGAATTCTTGGGATAGAATATGAGGAAATGGAATAGAGGAGATTTGGGATATTTTGTATAAACCTAAAGTTAATTTTTTCGTATAAAACACTTTACTTAGCCTTATTCGCACATAAACCATGATCGGTACTTACATCCCCCAGGACCTTCCGGGTAGGCATTTTGTCGTATCTGACATACATGGCTGCCTCCGAACTTTCAAATCGCTCTTATTTGAGAAAATACAATTGAAAAAAGAGGATCAACTCTTTTTATTGGGTGACTATGTTCATCGCGGACCTGACTCCAAAGGAGTCCTTGATCTTATTATGGATCTTCAGAAAAAAGGGTATGCTGTATATCCCCTTAAAGGAAATCATGAACTCATGTACTTGAATGAAAAAGCCGCCTGGCTTCCTCAGAAGTACATCGACTTTATTAACGACTTACCCTATTTTATCGAAACGAGAGATTTTTACTTTGTCCACGCCGGCTTCAATTTTGCGGCTCCCAATCCTCTGGAAGACACACGATCCATGATTTGGGGTCCTTATTTTCGTTCAGAACCCGATATGCATCTGCTAAGACATAAGAAAGTCATTCATGGCCATACCAAACATAGCCTGAGTGATATCTTTCATGCAGTTGTCAATAAGGAAACCATTATTCCTCTTGATAATGGTTGTTATGAAGGGCAAAGAGGGGAGATGATGGAAAGAGGGAATCTCTGTGCCATAGACCTTGATAAATTTGAAGTTATTGTTCAGGAGAATATAGATGTAAAGGTCTTGAAATAAAGCTTTCCATTTCCCGGAGTATAAAAAGTAGGTAGATAAGATGTTGATTCATTCTATCCGCAACTTTGCATATTTATAGCTTCAGGAAACACAAAAAATGCCGTTTGAACGTTTATTACCTTCCCTGAAATCTTAACAATTGAGAAAGAAAAAAGGAAAGATCAAACACCTGAAATGTCCTAGCTGTAAAGCTGAAATTTCTGCAAAAGCAGCAAAAGCCTGTTTGGAGAAAGATATCCCTTATGGAAATATCTTTTATCGCATTTCCGGTCCCTCTCTCCAAAACCACAAACGTCCCATATGGGCCTGTGATGAATGCTTGCAAGTAGGGAAAGCTATAATTGCAGATATTTCAAAACAAGTCTACCTGGATTATGATCCTTATGTGGCTTACGTAGATCGTTCTAAAATCTGCAAGACATGTGGAGATCATTTTGTTTTTAGCAAAACCGAGCAAAAATTCTGGTATGAAGACCTCCAATTCTGGGTACAGGTTCAGCCCAATAATTGCCTTCCTTGTAGGAAGGAAATTCGTCATCAAAAAAATCTGAATTCGGAACTCTCCTTTCTCCTGAAAGAAAAAGACGATTGGATACTGGCAGAATTGGAGCGGATCGTCGAGATTTATATAGAACTTGAGAAGTTTGAGAAAGCTAAATTCTATCAGAGTAAGATTGATAAAGTGGAGCGGAGAAAAAGGAAATAAAGAGTATTTCTGCTTTCGAACCTTTTTTGAGCATTAAGGTCTTTAGCATATAATGTTCTTCAATTTCAGCTTGAATGAATAAGGCAGATAGCTATGAGTAGTATTGATTTAGGCTTACAAATTTTTTCCTGGATATTTTTCTTTCTTATTCTGGCCTATGTGATATACAAACATTACTGGACGAGAAAACTATTTGGGGATCTGGACGGGATTCCGCTAAAACAACTTCCTCTGTCAATAGAAATTCAGAAAGCGGGTTCAAAAACTGAAGTACGAACGAAAGTTGACTATTCCGGTGAACTGTATGAGATAGACAGGAATGCGTATAGTCGCTTTATTATCCTTAAGAAATCAACTTTATCATTTCTTACACACAAATTGGAGGCGCATGCTGAGCTCACGGGTACAGATGAAATGGAGGAGCACATATTTCTGATGGCTGAAAGGAGAGAATTGCAAATTCTCAAGCTAGCTGATACCCTTTCTTTAAACAGGTACCATGACTTTGCCTCCTGGTTTATGTTTGCTGAAAATAAGGAGGATATACCTGAAATTTGCGTAGGTATTGCCTTTCATTTCTCAGACAGGAGTTTGGATTATTGCTTTTGGAAAGATTTGAATAAGCCTTCCGCTGATACCTTGATTGGGAGATTTCGAAATGGGAATTCTTTTTTTATTTATTTGCCTGAAGAGGATCAGGGTAAAGGGACAATAAGACTCCAGGAAGACTTGAATCCCGAAATCCAAACCTATGAACAAGAACTTGCCTACTTCAAGTTTGATAAAGCTAAATTGGATTCCCTGGATTATAAGCGAAGTAATATTATGATGAACCCATACTAAACTTTCCCTCAAATACGCATAGGTTTATTCAAAAAAATGGAGGAATCATACATTATCAGTTTTATCCTCTGAATAAGCAGCTTTAGCTTTTGAAATTTGGACCCTTTTCTTCATCTGGAGTCTTTAGTATATTAAATGAAGACACATGAAAAAGTATATTTCTATCCTTTTGCTCAGCCTGCTTTTTTATTCCTGCGAAAGTTTTTTGGTAGAAACCACCTATTGGCCTAATGGAAACATAGAGTCAAAAAGCAGCTATTTGGAGGAGGAAGAGCATGGGAAAAAACTCTATGCGTATCAAAGATATTATGAAAATGGAGCCATTCAAGCGGAGGGATTCCTGCTTGGAAAAGTATACCATGGAGAATGGAAAGAGTATTACCTCAATGGACAGCTGCTGAGAAATGGCCACTATCATGAAGGCCTAGCTCGAGCAAACTTTACAGAATACCATGCGAATGGTCAATTGAGAGCTAAATACCGATACAATAAGGCTTCTCAATTGCAAGGAAAATATCAGGTCTTTGATCTGAAAGGGGATGCACTTATTGACGGCCAGTATCATGAAGGAGAAAAGCATGGAAAATGGATGTATCAGTATAATAAATGGGAACTCATCAAGATGGGAGAAGAGGATAGCTCAGAAGGATTAGGACTCACTTCTTTACATAGAACTCCTGATCCCATTGAAAAGAAATTGGTCTCTTATTGGTCTTACTATATAGGTGAGCAGGGGTATATCGGAATTGTAAATTCAAAGCCCCCACAGATACCTGCGCATCTGGATCATAAAGCCTTGGCCCATAAGTTCAATAAAAACCGCTTGAAGAAAGGCCCGGAGTTCTTAGGGCCTGTCAAAAAAGAAACGGACTTGCAAAGCTCAAAGAAGATTGTTGAATACGGAGACTTGGGAGCGCAATTACATGCTTATTGGGAAAATGGTGAAGAGATTATAAAAGAGGGGAGTGGAGTCATTAGGCGAAAGGCCCTCCTTGAGAGTGGGCCGTATCATGTTTTGCGTGAAATTTCCTATGATTATATAGGAGGATATCCACTGGGTAGCAGATATCATGATCTTGAGTATTATTCTCAATAAAACAAAGGTCTATAGCTAGGCAGAAAGAATAGCTTCTTTTTTATCTCTTTGTTCTTCATTTGATCTGTAGGAATGTTTCCCCTTAAGGAATTCCCCAAAGCGTTCCTTTCCAAAGGTCGGAGTGAATCTGCCCCGTTCCCAGGCCAGCTTTCCATTGATCATCACATATTCTACTACCTCATCATTTCGATTGACAAGCCGATCACATCCCTCCAGGAAAGGAGCATTGTGGTACTCATGTACTCTATCGTCTAACTTCTCTGGATCAATGATCGTAATATCTGCTCGTTTCCCTTCAGCCAAATGGCCAGCATCCAAATTGAAGAAATCTGCATTCTCCTTGGTTAACCGCCAAATGGTTTTTTCATAGGACATCAAAGGATCGCCTGCTTCATGCGAAGCTTTTACATATTGAAGAACCCGAAGGGGATTATTGTAGAAAGCCATATTGTTGATATGGGCACCTGAATCAGCAAAGCCGAGTACCCCATTTTCATCATTGTAAAGCTTTTTGTAGCGACTGGGATCATGATTTCCCAGGGTCGTTTCCCAAAGGATATCTTTG includes:
- a CDS encoding metallophosphoesterase, encoding MIGTYIPQDLPGRHFVVSDIHGCLRTFKSLLFEKIQLKKEDQLFLLGDYVHRGPDSKGVLDLIMDLQKKGYAVYPLKGNHELMYLNEKAAWLPQKYIDFINDLPYFIETRDFYFVHAGFNFAAPNPLEDTRSMIWGPYFRSEPDMHLLRHKKVIHGHTKHSLSDIFHAVVNKETIIPLDNGCYEGQRGEMMERGNLCAIDLDKFEVIVQENIDVKVLK
- a CDS encoding zinc-ribbon domain containing protein is translated as MRKKKGKIKHLKCPSCKAEISAKAAKACLEKDIPYGNIFYRISGPSLQNHKRPIWACDECLQVGKAIIADISKQVYLDYDPYVAYVDRSKICKTCGDHFVFSKTEQKFWYEDLQFWVQVQPNNCLPCRKEIRHQKNLNSELSFLLKEKDDWILAELERIVEIYIELEKFEKAKFYQSKIDKVERRKRK